A region of Arabidopsis thaliana chromosome 5, partial sequence DNA encodes the following proteins:
- a CDS encoding FBD, F-box and Leucine Rich Repeat domains containing protein (FBD, F-box and Leucine Rich Repeat domains containing protein; CONTAINS InterPro DOMAIN/s: FBD (InterPro:IPR013596), F-box domain, cyclin-like (InterPro:IPR001810), FBD-like (InterPro:IPR006566), F-box domain, Skp2-like (InterPro:IPR022364), Leucine-rich repeat 2 (InterPro:IPR013101); BEST Arabidopsis thaliana protein match is: Leucine-rich repeat (LRR) family protein (TAIR:AT5G56570.1); Has 30201 Blast hits to 17322 proteins in 780 species: Archae - 12; Bacteria - 1396; Metazoa - 17338; Fungi - 3422; Plants - 5037; Viruses - 0; Other Eukaryotes - 2996 (source: NCBI BLink).): MEKQTRLSDLPDELLLKILSALPMFKVTLATRLISRRWKGPWKLVPDVTFDDDDIPFKSFETFMSFVYGSFLSNDAQILDRLHLKLNQKYSASDINFWVQVAVNRSVRELRIDLFGKTLELPCCLCSCITLKELTLHDLCIKVVPAWFRLPSLKTLHLLSVKFSSDGFVASILRICPVLERLVVDGTKGVNVKIPNMDVPNLRSLSFRSTGELRIELLRKTLGLPTCLSSFRNLTELILHGLGIKGFPPCFRFASLKTLRLSSVKLSVASLLKICPVLECLIVENVMIPNIYVPSLRSLSIRSSRELRIDLSLKTFRTLKELILHELSIKVVPPSFSLPSLEALHLLSVKFFGDESVASLLKICPVLEHLVVDQIKNENVMITNIDVPTLRNLSIRNSKGKGTYVEGSKGFVIKAPSLTDLNFEDTLSNFLMFEPMPEVIKADIQVICDQSKNFIGSLTSIQHLSLCSLTSKTPYPACTVFSSLKYLELCTCSARWANLFACILNAAPELRSLKLKSKHKFNYNDPMTLWEEPAVVAKCLSEHLEIFEWRQYEGTEQERNVAGYILANATCLKMATFSTRCRNRNHRMLKKLKSMDRVSKACRLVFD; encoded by the exons atggaGAAACAGACCAGGCTCAGTGACTTGCCAGATGAATTGCTCTTGAAGATATTGTCAGCACTTCCTATGTTTAAAGTGACTTTAGCCACACGTCTCATATCAAGACGTTGGAAAGGTCCTTGGAAACTGGTGCCGGATGTCacgtttgatgatgatgatataccatttaagagttttgaaacttttatgagttttgtttatgGATCTTTCTTGTCTAACGATGCTCAAATTCTAGACAGATTGCATCTCAAGCTTAACCAAAAGTATTCTGCTTCGGACATCAATTTTTGGGTTCAAGTCGCGGTTAACCGATCTGTGAGAGAGCTGAGAATCGACTTGTTTGgcaaaaccctagaattgCCGtgttgtttgtgttcttgtatAACACTAAAAGAATTGACTCTACATGATTTATGTATCAAGGTTGTCCCGGCTTGGTTTCGCTTGCCATCACTCAAAACGTTGCACCTTTTGTCGGTTAAGTTCTCGAGTGACGGATTTGTTGCAAGTATTTTAAGAATTTGCCCTGTTCTTGAACGTTTGGTTGTAGACGGAACCAAAGGTGTCAATGTGAAGATACCCAATATGGATGTGCCTAATTTGAGGAGCTTATCTTTTCGATCTACGGGAGAGCTGAGAATTGAGTTGCTTCGCAAAACCCTAGGATTGCCAACTTGCTTGAGTAGTTTCAGAAACCTAACAGAATTGATACTCCATGGATTAGGTATCAAGGGTTTTCCGCCTTGTTTTCGTTTTGCATCACTCAAAACGTTGCGCCTCTCGTCGGTTAAGTTATCTGTTGCAagtcttttaaaaatttgccCTGTTCTTGAATGTTTGATTGTAGAGAATGTGATGATACCCAATATCTATGTGCCTTCTCTGAGGAGCTTATCTATTCGATCCTCGAGAGAGCTGAGGATCGACTTGTCTTTGAAAACTTTCAGAACCCTAAAAGAATTGATACTTCATGAATTAAGTATCAAGGTTGTTCCTCCTTCATTTAGTTTGCCATCACTCGAAGCGTTGCACCTTCTATCCGTTAAGTTCTTTGGCGATGAATCTGTTGCAAGTCTTTTAAAAATCTGCCCTGTTCTTGAACATTTGGTTGTAGACCAAATCAAAAATGAGAACGTGATGATAACCAATATTGATGTGCCTACTTTGAGGAACTTATCTATTAGGAACTCGAAAGGAAAAGGCACATACGTTGAGGGAAGTAAAGGATTTGTGATCAAAGCTCCTTCATTGACAGATTTGAACTTTGAGGATACATTGAGTAACTTTCTTATGTTTGAACCTATGCCTGAGGTGATCAAAGCGGATATTCAGGTTATTTGTGACCAATCTAAGAACTTCATAGGGTCTCTTACCTCAATCCAacatctttctctttgttctctAACTTCaaag ACTCCATATCCTGCATGCACTGTTTTCTCCTCTCTTAAATATCTAGAGCTATGTACTTGTTCTGCGAGATGGGCAAATCTATTTGCTTGTATACTCAACGCCGCTCCAGAACTTCGATCTCTCAAGCTTAAGTCG AAACATAAATTCAATTACAATGATCCGATGACCCTCTGGGAAGAACCAGCAGTTGTTGCTAAATGTTTATCGGAGCATCTCGAGATCTTTGAATGGAGACAATATGAAGGCACAGAGCAAGAGAGGAATGTGGCAGGCTACATTCTAGCAAACGCTACATGTCTAAAGATGGCGACGTTCTCGACAAGATGCAGAAACAGAAATCATCGCATGTTAAAGAAGTTAAAGTCCATGGACAGAGTTTCAAAGGCATGTCGGCTTGTGTTTGACTAA
- a CDS encoding FBD, F-box and Leucine Rich Repeat domains containing protein: MEKQTRLSDLPDELLLKILSALPMFKVTLATRLISRRWKGPWKLVPDVTFDDDDIPFKSFETFMSFVYGSFLSNDAQILDRLHLKLNQKYSASDINFWVQVAVNRSVRELRIDLFGKTLELPCCLCSCITLKELTLHDLCIKVVPAWFRLPSLKTLHLLSVKFSSDGFVASILRICPVLERLVVDGTKGNVMITNIDVPTLRNLSIRNSKGKGTYVEGSKGFVIKAPSLTDLNFEDTLSNFLMFEPMPEVIKADIQVICDQSKNFIGSLTSIQHLSLCSLTSKTPYPACTVFSSLKYLELCTCSARWANLFACILNAAPELRSLKLKSKHKFNYNDPMTLWEEPAVVAKCLSEHLEIFEWRQYEGTEQERNVAGYILANATCLKMATFSTRCRNRNHRMLKKLKSMDRVSKACRLVFD, from the exons atggaGAAACAGACCAGGCTCAGTGACTTGCCAGATGAATTGCTCTTGAAGATATTGTCAGCACTTCCTATGTTTAAAGTGACTTTAGCCACACGTCTCATATCAAGACGTTGGAAAGGTCCTTGGAAACTGGTGCCGGATGTCacgtttgatgatgatgatataccatttaagagttttgaaacttttatgagttttgtttatgGATCTTTCTTGTCTAACGATGCTCAAATTCTAGACAGATTGCATCTCAAGCTTAACCAAAAGTATTCTGCTTCGGACATCAATTTTTGGGTTCAAGTCGCGGTTAACCGATCTGTGAGAGAGCTGAGAATCGACTTGTTTGgcaaaaccctagaattgCCGtgttgtttgtgttcttgtatAACACTAAAAGAATTGACTCTACATGATTTATGTATCAAGGTTGTCCCGGCTTGGTTTCGCTTGCCATCACTCAAAACGTTGCACCTTTTGTCGGTTAAGTTCTCGAGTGACGGATTTGTTGCAAGTATTTTAAGAATTTGCCCTGTTCTTGAACGTTTGGTTGTAGACGGAACCAAAGGT AACGTGATGATAACCAATATTGATGTGCCTACTTTGAGGAACTTATCTATTAGGAACTCGAAAGGAAAAGGCACATACGTTGAGGGAAGTAAAGGATTTGTGATCAAAGCTCCTTCATTGACAGATTTGAACTTTGAGGATACATTGAGTAACTTTCTTATGTTTGAACCTATGCCTGAGGTGATCAAAGCGGATATTCAGGTTATTTGTGACCAATCTAAGAACTTCATAGGGTCTCTTACCTCAATCCAacatctttctctttgttctctAACTTCaaag ACTCCATATCCTGCATGCACTGTTTTCTCCTCTCTTAAATATCTAGAGCTATGTACTTGTTCTGCGAGATGGGCAAATCTATTTGCTTGTATACTCAACGCCGCTCCAGAACTTCGATCTCTCAAGCTTAAGTCG AAACATAAATTCAATTACAATGATCCGATGACCCTCTGGGAAGAACCAGCAGTTGTTGCTAAATGTTTATCGGAGCATCTCGAGATCTTTGAATGGAGACAATATGAAGGCACAGAGCAAGAGAGGAATGTGGCAGGCTACATTCTAGCAAACGCTACATGTCTAAAGATGGCGACGTTCTCGACAAGATGCAGAAACAGAAATCATCGCATGTTAAAGAAGTTAAAGTCCATGGACAGAGTTTCAAAGGCATGTCGGCTTGTGTTTGACTAA